GCGACCGAGCGCTGATCATGTTTGACGGGTTTGACGAAGTGGCCGATGAGCAGCGCGTCGCCGTCAGCCGCTGGATCGCCGAGCAGATGCAGACCTATGACCGCTGCACCTTCATCCTCACGTCGCGGCCCAATGCCTACAGCCAGGACTACGCCGCAGAGCGACCCCAGCTAGAGCTGAAGGTGGAGCCGTTTGATGAAGATCGCCGGGAAAAGTTTGTGAAGCAGTGGTATCTGGTGCAGGAGCGCAACGCCGTGCCCGCCGCCAGCCGCAACGCCGCCGCCGTGGAGGAAACAGCCGATCGCCGCGCCACCGATCTACTATCCCAGATTGAGCAGCGAGAAGAACTGGCCGATCTGGCAGAAAATCCGCTCATGCTCAGCATGATTGCCATGTTTCACCGCTCACTGCCCAACAGCCAACTGCCCACCCGCCGCACCGAGCTATACCGAGAGATTTGCGGTTTGCAGCTTGGATTCCGCCCGATAGCCAAACGTATCGACCTGCTGTTGGATGCAGAACCCAGTCAAAAAATTCTGCAAACGCTGGCGCTGGCCATGACCGAGCAAGAGAAAACCAGCCTTGCCGAACCAGATTTATTGACCCACATTGCCGAGCAACTGCGGCGGCTAGACGAAGCAGTTGCGCCTGCGAAATGGCTAGCGCAGATTGTGCAGGTGAGCGAACTGCTGGTGAAGCGCGATGAGGACTATGAATTTGCCCATCGCAGCTTTCAGGAATATCTGACGGCGGTGGAGCTGAAGGAACAGCAAGAGGCGGGCGAGGCGCAAGTGCTGGAACATTTCACCGCCGAGTTTTGGCAAAACACGATTTTGCTGTACGTGTCGCTGTTGCAAAACCCTAGCGGGCTGATTCGCGCGGCCTGCGGACAGGGAGCCGACGCCATCGCCTTTGCCTACGACTGTTGCAAAATGAACCGCCGGGTGGAAGATGCCGTAAAAGCAGAGGTGAACCAGTTGCGCTATGGGCGGCTGGAGAACTTGTTAGCAACCGGGCAGTGGAAAGCGGCAGACCAGGAAACTTTTAATCTGATGTATCAAACGCTGGATCGCCAGTGGACGGTAAAAGGGCTACTCAACTATCCTTGCGAAGACCTGCGGTGGCTGAATGACCTATGGCTAAATTACAGCAACGGGCGATTTGGCTTTAGCGTGCAAAAAGAAATTTACGTGGCGTGCGGCGGCATCCTAGACGGGAAGTATCATAGGGAGGCGTGGGAAACCTTTTGCGATCGCGTCGGCTGGCGACAGGAAGGAAAATACGTGTACTACGGCAAGCTCACCCTCGACCCGCTTCATTCTCCTGTTGGAAAATTACCATGCGTGTGGGTGTTTGGGGGGGGAGGGGGTGGGTTTGTTTCTCTCGCACAGAGACTTGTGAACTGTAGCACGAGCCAGTTCTAGCCGATCCTAAAGTTTTGTAACCAAGCCTGTTTCTACATAAAAACCTACCTTTCAGCGATCCGTTACCTGGCACCTGACGTTTTTTCTACGTCGAGTCGATTATTTCCTCAAACTGGAGCTTCATCACCTCCGGGTCATAGCAATTCGCCAACACAAACTTCTTCGCCACCTGCCGGATTTCCGCTGCGGGGGTTTCCCAGTCGTCCCACAGGCTCTTTTGTCCGGGGCTGCTCTTTTTCTTTAGCCTGCTCCGCGCCTTGATTTGCGCCAGCAGTTTGGTTCCCCAGTGGTTGCGCTTCTCCGGCTTCGGCTTCGGCTGATATTTTTTGCAAAACTGGCGATAGATCGCCGCACACAGATCCAGCGTTCTGCCCAGCGCCAAAAACGCCGGATGCCACTGCGTCAGCCCGTCCTGCGTCAGTCGGTCATAGCTGCCATAGTTGCTGTAGTCATAGAAAAATCCCTGCTGCATTCCCGCTGCCTTGGGGTTGGCGTGGATATAGCGCAGCGTGTTCAGCGCCCGCCGCTTGTCGCTAATGGGAAACTCTGTGCTGTGATAGCGCTTCTCCCAAAAGTGTCCGGTGCGGTTCAGTATTCGGTTGAGGCACATGGCGCTATACCAGTTCAGCCAGTGCATGATTTTTGGCAGGTCTTCCGGCTGCGGCGGCTCCAGCAAATAATGCACATGGTTGCTCATGATGCACAGGGCATACAGCTTGAAGCCGTATTTCTCCTGGCATTTTTGGATGGCGTAGAGCAACACTTCGCGGTATTCGGGTTTCGTGAGGCGAAACTCGCGGTTGTTGCAGCGAATGGTGACGTGGTGGCAATAGCCGGGATGGAGTTGGCGAGGTTGGCGTGGCATGAGATCCCCCCTTAGCCCCCCTTTAGGAGGGGGGGAACCGGGCCGCTGCCGGAAAAAGTCCCCCTTGTTTCTAGCGAAGCGGCGCGTCAGCGCGGGGATTTAGGGGGATCGGTTTGGGTGCGAGGCTTTTGGAGATCTCCCTAGCCCCCCTTAAGCTAAGGGGGGAATCGATTCCACACTGCTGGTGGCAGAACGCAGCGGCTCTGATAGCGCCTGGGCGATCGCCCTTAAGCTTCTGGGATCACTGAGCATCCAGGCGTGGGCGGGCACGTTCAGCACCACTTCGCGCCCCACGCCCAGACAAGAACTGCGGGCGGGCAAAATCATCAAATCTAGCGGTGTCCAGATTGAGGTGAAGTTTAGCTGTTCTAGACAGTCCACATCGCGGTTGAGGTCGCATAGAAAGGGACTTTTGATGGACATCTGGCTGGCTCCGATGTTGGGGCGCAGGTAGGCCGTCCAGGTGCCGCAGTGGGGCGAGGAGATGGTGACAAAGCGGCGCACGCGCTCTAGCCCGCCGAGGCGCTGCACGAAATAGCGGCTGATGATGCCGCCCATGCTAAAGCCGACCAGATCGAAGGGCTGCCCCGGCGGGATTACCTGCTGGGCATAGTCGGCAAGCTGTGCTGCTAGCACATCCAGCCCTACGTCGCCGTTGCTGGGTGTCAGGTTGGGGTGGTGAACCTGCCAGCCCTGCGAGGTGAGATAGGGAGCCATCCTGCGAAACACGGCGGCGGTGTCGTCGATCCCGTGAACCAAAATGACCGGATGGCGATCGCCCGATGGAGAGGATATTTCGTGAAGGCGGGTCATGGTGGGAGGCTAGCGCTTGATTGGCTTAGATTTTTTTAGAGTTTTAGAGAACCGTACAGCAAACTTCCTGTTTCAAGGGTAGCGGGGGGCGATCGCCCTCTGTGGGGCTGGTGTGCCAGTTTGCTGTGCCAATTTTCTGCACTAATTCGCCGAGCCAGTTTATCGCGCCAGCTTGCTGCACCAGTTTGCCGCGCCATTCTTTCGTATCCATTTTGCCCAGCCAGTTTTGCCCAGCCAGTTTTGCCCAGCCAATTTTGCAGACCAGTTTCCGATCAAACGCTTTTGGGAACGCTAGATGAAAACCTGGCTGATTGACGTTGACTCGAATAGAATATTAAAGAAATATTAAACTCGCCTTTAACTGAACCCCGGACTTTGCTGCTGGAACGAAAGCCTGAATTACCCACACCTGCACTTCCCCCAACAGATGGATTGGAACTACTTCGACATTGCAATCGGAACAGTCATGGAGGGCGATCGCTGGCATTGGCGGGCAACCCTGCCCACGGGCATGACGATTACCTCAAACCAAGGCTATACCACACCCGTCCAGGCCATTAGCTGTGCGCGGCTGTGGATTGCCACAGAGTCGATGCGCCGGGCGTTTGAGGGTTGCCTAGTTGAACTGCGCGATCGCGGCACGATTCAAGCCCAGGAATTTTTCAACCTGATGCGATCGCTAGAGCAGCAGATCCAGCAAGGGTGACACAGGGCTGGGGCGACCGGGCAACAAAGTGGGAAATTAAAGTGGGAAATTCCTGATCCATTCATCGCCTGATCTCCCCGTCCCGACACCCGTGCCCTACACGCCAAGGTTCTACGCCGCCAGCCCATTGTGCCGCAGCAGCGGTTCCGTATCTGGTTCGCGGCCGCGGAAGGCTTTGAAGACTTCCATCGGGTGCTTGCTGCCGCCGAGGGAAAGGATAGTGTTGCGGAAGCGGCGGCCCGTTTCGGCGATGGCGGCTTCGTTATCCAGACCGGCTTCTTCAAAGGCGGAGAAGGCATCAGCGCTGAGGACTTCTGCCCACTTGTAGCTGTAGTAGCCTGCCGCGTAGCCGCCGCCAAAGATGTGTCCAAAGGAGCAGAGGAAGGCATCTTCGGGCAGAGGCGGCAGGACGGTCGTGGTTTTGACGAGGCGATCGCGCACGTCCTTGGGAGTTTCGGCTCCACCGGGCACATAGCGGTGATGCAGTTCGATATCCAGCAGGCTGAAGTGTATCTGCCGTAGCATGGCGCTGCCGCTCATAAAGTTGCGGGCCGCCAGCAAGCGCTGATAGAACATTTCGGGCAGTGGTTCGCCCGTTTGATAGTGCTTCGCCAGACTAAACAGGGTTGCCCGGTCGTAGCACCAGTTCTCCATAAACTGGCTGGGCAGTTCCACCGCGTCCCACTCGACGTTGTTAATGCCCGCCGCGCCGGAATAGTCCACCGTCGTCAGCATGTGCTGCAAGCCGTGGCCAAACTCGTGGAACAGCGTTTCTACCTCATAGAAGTTCATCAGGCTGGGTTTGCCGTCTACGGGCGGCGACTGGTTGCAGACGAGGTAGGCAACGGGCAGACGCACCTTGGACACGCCCGCTTCGACGTAGCGCTTGCGGTTGATGGCAAAGTCCATCCAGGCTCCGCCGCGCTTTTCGGCAGGACGGCTGTAGGGGTCGAGATAAAAATAGGCGATCGCCCCACCGTCTTCATCACTCACCCGAAAATAGCGCACGTCGGGATGCCACACGGGCGCTTCCCCATCGGCAGGCGTAATCACAATCCCAAAAATCCGCTTCGCCAGCCCAAACAATCCGTCTAGCACTTGCTCTAGTGGAAAATAGGGTCGCAGTTCCTCTGCATTCAGCGCATACTTCTCTTCGCGCATCCGCTCCGACCAAAAGGCCGAATCCCACGGCTGAAAGTCTTCGGCTTCGGGTGCGCCGTGGCTGCGGGCAAACGCCTTCAGCGCGGCCAGGTCTTGCTGAGCGGCGGCATAGCTCGATGCACGCAGTGACTCCAGCAGGTGTTCTACTGCGTCTACGCCAGGGGCCATTTTGCTAGCGAGGCTGAGTTCGGCATAGCTGCCAAAGCCAAGAATGCCCGCCATCTCTTTTCGCAGCGTCAAAATGCGCTCGATGATTGGCTGATTGTCGTGCTCGCCAGACGAAGCGCGGGTGATGTAGGCACGATACAGCGTTTCGCGCAGGTCGCGGCGGCGGCTGTGTTGCATGAAGGGCAAGTAGCTAGGCATATCCAGCGTGATGCGCCAGGGCCCTGCTTCGGGCGTGGCGGCTTCTGCCCCGGCTGCGCGGGCTGCCTGGGCCGCTTGGGCCAGCAGCGTTGGCGGCAGTCCTTCTACCTCGCTGGGCTGTGTCAGCGTCAGGCTAAAGGCCTTGGTTTCATCTAGCAGATTGTTGGAAAACTGGGTAGACAGGTTCGCTAGCTCAAGCTGGATTTCGTTGAAGCGATCGCGCCTTTCGCCTTCTAGCCCCACGCCCGCTAACTCTGCCTCGCGGATGGATGACTCGATAATCCGCTGCTGGGCTTCGCTGAGGGTGCCCCAGGCGGCGCTGTTGCGAATTGCCTTATACCCCTCATAGAGCGGCTTGCTCTGGCTCACGCGCATCCCAAATTTCACCACTTCGGGCTGCATGGCTTCCTGGGCCTCGCGCAGTTCCGGGCTATTCTTCACGCCCATCAGGTGGTTCACTACGCCCCACACCCAAAACACAGGTTCGGTCAGGGCTTCTAATGGCTCGATCAGTCCTTCCCAGGTTGGCTTGGTGTTTGTTTCCAGATGCGTCAGGGCATCGGTCGCCTTGGCCAGCAGTTCGGTCATGGCTGGCACGACGTGTTCAGGACGAATTTGGTCGAAGGGGGGAAGACCTTTGCCAACCAGGAGGGGATTCGCGGTAGTTGCAATCATAAAAGTGAATGGGGGATGGAGTGAATGGAGGATGAATGGGGTGCCTGAGCGTTTAAGAAAATACAGGTAAGAATCTACTAAGAATCTACAGTCGAAGTCATATCAACTACGCCCTAGGCATTCGATCTTAAGCGATCGCCCCCAGAGTTGCCATCCAGCTTTCTCGCTCAATCCTGAAATCTATCGGTTTTTCTGCAAAAAAGCAAAACAGGACGCAAGTATACACTTACGCCCTTCTTCTGAACTAGGCTCAATCTAAGGCTCGTCTGACACCTACAGGCCCAGTCTGACACCTGCCTGACAAATCCTATAAATCAGCCGCTAAAGTTTAGATCAGCCGCGGCTAGCTCCAAAACTGCCCGAAATAGGTCGATGCCGTTTTAGCGTAAGCGGCCCAGCCCGCCTCTTCTGGTTCCGAAGCCCAACAGCGCTCTAGGTGGCTGACGGCCTGCTCTAGGGTGCTGTCTTCCAAGAAAAACCACGCCAGCGCACGCGGGGCGATCGCCATCCCTGTGGCAAAGGGAACCGTAGGCAAATCGAGGGCGATCGTCGCCTTGTCTCCCGGCTCTCGATGCCGATAAGACTCCCACGCAAAGAACTCGCCGAACCTATGGGTGAACCATTTCATATCAAAAAACCTCCACAATTACACTGGGGAGGCACTTCAAAACCTGTCACCATTACCACCTCGAAGGTATGCCAAAGGCAATGCATGGGGTGGATATGTCCGAATCTTTTTCCGTGCCCTACGCTACCATTTGGGATCACACTTTTACTATAACACCCTCGGATCAGAGCGCGTGTACCGCAGCTAACATCTCCCAGATACAAATCGTCCCAGGTACAGGCCGCCTGACCCGCAACAGTTCACCCCTGGGTTCACGCCTGTCTATTTTGGGGGCAGCCTTCGCTCACTGCAAAAAATACTAAGAAACACCAAGAAGCGCTTCGTGGGACTTACGCACCTGCGACGAGCTGCCTGTGTTTCGGACGATTGCTCGCGGGTGCATCTCGATATAGATTCTCCAACGACGCAAGCCCTAACTTAGTTTCATCAAAACAACACAAAGTCCGTATAGTTGATGTTTCGTATGTAAAGAGTAGGCGAAAGATCAAACAAAATCGCTCTAGATCCTGGAATCTTCGGAGAGATACAAGTGCTTTGACCTACCAATCTTCATGAACGTAGGCACATCTTTAAAGCCTGCGTAAGCCCTTCACAAGTTCCAGGCAGAGTTTGAATTCTTTGTAAGTTGAGAACCAATCCACTGTAAGTGACAACCCTCATTCTGTATCTTAAGACATATGGGTTCAGTGCATTTACCAGTATCTCTCAGCGACATCTCAGTGGTTTCTAGGGGTTGATTCTGTGGTGATGCTCTGGGAGTTGTAAGGTCAGTCTCTGATGCCTAGATGCCTTAGAGCTACCCTAGCGCTGATTCATTCATATCAGCATTGTCCGATGAGACTGATGCCAGGATATGCAAGAAGTTCACAAATCACTCACGAATTTCTCAGGATTCTGCGGTATCAGAAGAATCCAGCTTGGTTAGGCTCAGCTTCTATGAAATTAATGCTTGTTTGCACATCTGGCGGTCATTTCTCAACCATGAGAGACATGGAGTCATTTTGGTCTCAGCACGAGAGAGTCTGGGTAACGGACTTTAAGAAAGATACGAGTCTTCTAAATGGCTTGAATGAACGAGTTTTCTGGCTGCCCTATCAGGGCCCAAGAGACTGGAAGCGTTTTCTAATGAACCTGCCCAGATCTCTGAGAGTTCTGCTTCTAGAGCGACCTGATATGGTGCTTTCGACGGGTGCAAGTATAGCAGTGAATTTCGCGATCCTGTCCAAGCTGTTAGGAATTCGCTTCTTATATATCGAGAGTATTTCTCGTTCGGATGAACTGAGCCTGTCTGGTAAATTCATTTACCCGCTTGCCGATGAGTTTTATGTTCAGTGGCAGGAGTTGACCGAAAAATACCCAAGAGCAATCTTTAGAGGAACTGTGGCTTGACTCTAAATTAAAACACTCTCGGTCATGCTCGTTTAGTGATTTCAAAGTTGTTCCTGAAGATCCCAGAACACGATGATTATTCTCACTCTTGGCACGATTCCGTACTCTTTCGATAGAGCGATTACTTGGCTACACTTGCTGCTAGAGCAGCAGGTTATCTCTGAACCTGTTTTTATTCAGAGCGGGGTCACTGATACCTCTCTTGTTGATCGCCATCCCCTTACAACAGTGGTCAAGACGATTGAGTCTAAAAAGCTGGTTGCCTTGGTCAAAGAAGCCAGACTAGTGATTTCTCATGGCGGCCAGGGTTCAACGCGGATGCTGGCTTCGCAACAGGCTTGCTTCGTTTTGCTGCCGCGGCTGGCTCGCTTTGAGGAGCATATTGATGACCATCAGCTTCTATTTGCTAAAAGTATGCAGCGATTCGGTGTCAAGCACTGTTTGGCCCTAGATGAGCTTCGACAGTTTGTGCTAGAACCACCGCCGCCATTCCGAGGACAGTTATTTAACGGGCCAAAGCTGGCGGATCATCTTAGTGCAAAGTATCCGGGACTGAAAGAAGTTGCCTTTAAGCAGGCGGGTTGTCTAGAGACAGTTTGAGTCGAACCCGTTGAGCTTCCTTCACCCGGTCTCCGTATAAATCAGCAATGAGTTGTATGTACCCGCTGGTCAGCATCATTATCAACAACTATAACTACGGTCGTTTTCTAAGGCAGGCTATCGATAGCAGCCTCAATCAAACCTACTCTGAAATAGAGGTGATTGTGGTTGATGATGGCTCTCAGGATGGTTCCCAAGAGATTATTCTGAGCTATGGCGATCGCATTATTCCGGTTCTGAAGCCCAATGGCGGACAGGCCTCTGCGATGAATGCAGGATTTCGAGTCAGCAAGGGAGAAATTATCGTTTTCCTAGATGCGGATGATTATTTCTTTCCTCATGCAGTGGATACGATTGTTGCTCAATGGACCCCCGACACTGCCCAAATGCAGGCTCGACTGGAATCACGAGATGCAGAGGGAAATTACATTGACCTGTATCCTGCGCCGGAGATTACTTTCAATACTGGAGATGTCACCCCATTATTGCTCACAAAAGGGCGATATAACACGACTGTGACCAGCGGCACTAGCTTTAGTCGGATGGTGCTAGAAAAAATTTTGCCCATTCCCGAAGCGGACTTTCGGATTTCTGCGGATGGCTATTTGGTGTCTGTTTCGCCTTTTTATGGTCAGGTATTTGCAATTGAAACTCCAATTGGGGTTCGTCGGAAGCATGGTGAAAATCTTTGGGCTGCGTCTAGTCAGGAAATCGACGTTTCTCGCTTTCGGAAATCATTGCGGCATGACCGCTTGAGATATCAGGCGATCGCTCGAACGGCAAAGAGTCTGGGGCGATCGCTCGATGGTGATCCCGGCTTGAAGGACACCCTGCATTTGACCGATCGAATGGTTTCGCTCAAGGTCGATCCCCAGGGGCATCTATATCCAACAGATTCCTGCGTGATGCTTGCCTGGAAGGGATTTTGGGCGGTTTGGAAATATTCCACCTATTCCAAGAAACGAAAGCTGATTCTGAGCCTGTGGTTTCTATGGGTAGGCTATCTGCCTGTGGCGTTGGCAAAGCCTGCGATCGCCTGGTTCCTATTAGGAAAATCTCGCCCTCGATTTGTAGACAAGCTTGTAAAGCAGATCAGAGCAGCCACCAGCTAGGTTTATGAGGAGCCTGTTATGCGGGTCACTATTTGCGTCATCACGTATCAACGACCTGAAGGCTTAAAACGTCTTTTAGAAGGGCTGAGAAAACTGGAGTTTAAGCAGCTTCAGCCTAAGATTCATGTCGTGGTAGTGGACAACGATGAATCTGGACAGGCGTTTCGCTTTTGCAATCAGTTATCCCCAGATTATCCCTGGAGGTTAACAGCTTGCATGGAGCCGCGTCGCGGAATTTCCTATGCTCGAAACCGGGCGATCGCCACTGCTCCTCTAGACAGCGATTTCATTGCCTTTATTGACGATGATGAAGTGCCCGAATCGGACTGGCTAGAGCAACTTTTATTGACTCAAATCCAGTATCAAGCAGATGTGGTGCATGGGCCGGTTCTCCCCCATTTTCAGCCTGACGCACCGACCTGGGCAATCCAAGGTCGATTTTTTGAAAATCGACGCTATCCAACGGGGCATCTTTTGGAAGCGGCTTACACCAACAATGTCCTGATGCGAGCAGAGTTGGTCAAGGATCAGAAAAACATTTTCCAAGAGCGATTTGCATTGACGGGTGGAGAAGACTCCTACTTTTTCAGGTGTCTTCATCAGTCAGGAAAAAAGCTGGTTTGGGCCGATGAAGCGATTGTTTATGAGTGGATTCCCGACAGCCGTACTACAGTGCAGTGGATTTTGCGGCGGGGCTATCGCAGTTGTTTAAGCTACTCTATCTGGGAAAAAGAAGCGAAGCCATCGGCTCGAGTTCGTCTGTTATCTAGCGCTAAGGCATTGCTCCAAATGATTTATGGACTGATGACCATTCCGTTGGGGCTGATTCAAAAGCGTTTGGCGATCGCATCGCTGCTGAGAATCTTTCGGGGTGCTGGTCGCTTGGCTGGGCTTTTAGGCTTCACTTATCAGGAATATAAGACCATTCACAAGGTGTAGAAACGGGCTTTGGAGCAGCTTTGAACTTGGAAAATCATCATCAAGACAGCTTGTGGCAGTCTGTGGACGCAAAAACTATGAATCCTCAAATTTCTGTTGTCATCCCACATTTCAATGACTTGGAAAATCTGAAAATTTGTCTGAGCTGCTTGATGAATCAAACGCTACCACTAGATCAATTTGAAATTATTGTGGCTGATAATAATTCGAGTCTGGGTTTGGATGCTGTACGCAGCGTCGTTGCAGAGATAACCAATCGCAAAGCAAAAGTAATTTCTGCCCCGATTCAAGGTGCAGCAGAAGCAAGAAACGCAGGGGTTTTAGTATCCCAATCTGAAATTTTGGCATTCATAGACTCTGACTGTCAGCCCTCAGAGGACTGGCTCGAAAATGGATTGAGAGCGATGAAGCAAGCCAAGCTTGTAGGGGGTCGCGTCCGGGTTCTTTTGAATAATCCGGATGATCCTCATCCTGTGGAAGCTTTCGAGTCTGTTTTTGCATTTAATAATCAGTCCTATGTTCTGAAAAAGCAATTTTCTGTAACCGCAAATCTGTGGGT
The Thermoleptolyngbya sichuanensis A183 DNA segment above includes these coding regions:
- a CDS encoding M3 family metallopeptidase, yielding MIATTANPLLVGKGLPPFDQIRPEHVVPAMTELLAKATDALTHLETNTKPTWEGLIEPLEALTEPVFWVWGVVNHLMGVKNSPELREAQEAMQPEVVKFGMRVSQSKPLYEGYKAIRNSAAWGTLSEAQQRIIESSIREAELAGVGLEGERRDRFNEIQLELANLSTQFSNNLLDETKAFSLTLTQPSEVEGLPPTLLAQAAQAARAAGAEAATPEAGPWRITLDMPSYLPFMQHSRRRDLRETLYRAYITRASSGEHDNQPIIERILTLRKEMAGILGFGSYAELSLASKMAPGVDAVEHLLESLRASSYAAAQQDLAALKAFARSHGAPEAEDFQPWDSAFWSERMREEKYALNAEELRPYFPLEQVLDGLFGLAKRIFGIVITPADGEAPVWHPDVRYFRVSDEDGGAIAYFYLDPYSRPAEKRGGAWMDFAINRKRYVEAGVSKVRLPVAYLVCNQSPPVDGKPSLMNFYEVETLFHEFGHGLQHMLTTVDYSGAAGINNVEWDAVELPSQFMENWCYDRATLFSLAKHYQTGEPLPEMFYQRLLAARNFMSGSAMLRQIHFSLLDIELHHRYVPGGAETPKDVRDRLVKTTTVLPPLPEDAFLCSFGHIFGGGYAAGYYSYKWAEVLSADAFSAFEEAGLDNEAAIAETGRRFRNTILSLGGSKHPMEVFKAFRGREPDTEPLLRHNGLAA
- a CDS encoding esterase/lipase family protein, which codes for MTRLHEISSPSGDRHPVILVHGIDDTAAVFRRMAPYLTSQGWQVHHPNLTPSNGDVGLDVLAAQLADYAQQVIPPGQPFDLVGFSMGGIISRYFVQRLGGLERVRRFVTISSPHCGTWTAYLRPNIGASQMSIKSPFLCDLNRDVDCLEQLNFTSIWTPLDLMILPARSSCLGVGREVVLNVPAHAWMLSDPRSLRAIAQALSEPLRSATSSVESIPPLA
- a CDS encoding glycosyltransferase family 2 protein; amino-acid sequence: MNPQISVVIPHFNDLENLKICLSCLMNQTLPLDQFEIIVADNNSSLGLDAVRSVVAEITNRKAKVISAPIQGAAEARNAGVLVSQSEILAFIDSDCQPSEDWLENGLRAMKQAKLVGGRVRVLLNNPDDPHPVEAFESVFAFNNQSYVLKKQFSVTANLWVSREIFNVVGGFRQGVSEDMDWCHRAIAAGYSLVYQDDVCVGHPARRTWAELARKWQRLTRESYHLIRERRLGYILWMMRNWVVLLSALPHTLVILNSKKLSRLEDRLRAILILFRLRLYRFFEAHRLMLSD
- a CDS encoding transposase: MPRQPRQLHPGYCHHVTIRCNNREFRLTKPEYREVLLYAIQKCQEKYGFKLYALCIMSNHVHYLLEPPQPEDLPKIMHWLNWYSAMCLNRILNRTGHFWEKRYHSTEFPISDKRRALNTLRYIHANPKAAGMQQGFFYDYSNYGSYDRLTQDGLTQWHPAFLALGRTLDLCAAIYRQFCKKYQPKPKPEKRNHWGTKLLAQIKARSRLKKKSSPGQKSLWDDWETPAAEIRQVAKKFVLANCYDPEVMKLQFEEIIDST
- a CDS encoding GUN4 domain-containing protein, with translation MSSPYQPERNPELKSEPSTEHQFVQKAVNLIIQWSPLGGSLGILAHSILQQNWVIAVLTFPVMLVTVVWAKYTENFTARVGDWAGEKGKRDADSFTSWLDQIDQALRMQLSGFDGKFLKAQSSACRLCVTDNEVPIPLGLTNPDLDDVYVPLQLSRDFFRSRDGEMLPNLPGLQRRDAEALLEAAENRKPFDIWDILTRLQTSPNLRSFAILAWGGYGKTTLLRHLTYCYCTRPHATRRRHQTPEFIPVLLMLRTWRDEIAQPDPPSLPDLITQHHIPKLPGGKNLTIPAAWATRLLHSDRALIMFDGFDEVADEQRVAVSRWIAEQMQTYDRCTFILTSRPNAYSQDYAAERPQLELKVEPFDEDRREKFVKQWYLVQERNAVPAASRNAAAVEETADRRATDLLSQIEQREELADLAENPLMLSMIAMFHRSLPNSQLPTRRTELYREICGLQLGFRPIAKRIDLLLDAEPSQKILQTLALAMTEQEKTSLAEPDLLTHIAEQLRRLDEAVAPAKWLAQIVQVSELLVKRDEDYEFAHRSFQEYLTAVELKEQQEAGEAQVLEHFTAEFWQNTILLYVSLLQNPSGLIRAACGQGADAIAFAYDCCKMNRRVEDAVKAEVNQLRYGRLENLLATGQWKAADQETFNLMYQTLDRQWTVKGLLNYPCEDLRWLNDLWLNYSNGRFGFSVQKEIYVACGGILDGKYHREAWETFCDRVGWRQEGKYVYYGKLTLDPLHSPVGKLPCVWVFGGGGGGFVSLAQRLVNCSTSQF
- a CDS encoding glycosyltransferase, whose protein sequence is MIILTLGTIPYSFDRAITWLHLLLEQQVISEPVFIQSGVTDTSLVDRHPLTTVVKTIESKKLVALVKEARLVISHGGQGSTRMLASQQACFVLLPRLARFEEHIDDHQLLFAKSMQRFGVKHCLALDELRQFVLEPPPPFRGQLFNGPKLADHLSAKYPGLKEVAFKQAGCLETV
- a CDS encoding glycosyltransferase family 2 protein — protein: MRVTICVITYQRPEGLKRLLEGLRKLEFKQLQPKIHVVVVDNDESGQAFRFCNQLSPDYPWRLTACMEPRRGISYARNRAIATAPLDSDFIAFIDDDEVPESDWLEQLLLTQIQYQADVVHGPVLPHFQPDAPTWAIQGRFFENRRYPTGHLLEAAYTNNVLMRAELVKDQKNIFQERFALTGGEDSYFFRCLHQSGKKLVWADEAIVYEWIPDSRTTVQWILRRGYRSCLSYSIWEKEAKPSARVRLLSSAKALLQMIYGLMTIPLGLIQKRLAIASLLRIFRGAGRLAGLLGFTYQEYKTIHKV
- the pssD gene encoding PssD/Cps14F family polysaccharide biosynthesis glycosyltransferase — translated: MESFWSQHERVWVTDFKKDTSLLNGLNERVFWLPYQGPRDWKRFLMNLPRSLRVLLLERPDMVLSTGASIAVNFAILSKLLGIRFLYIESISRSDELSLSGKFIYPLADEFYVQWQELTEKYPRAIFRGTVA
- a CDS encoding glycosyltransferase family 2 protein; amino-acid sequence: MSCMYPLVSIIINNYNYGRFLRQAIDSSLNQTYSEIEVIVVDDGSQDGSQEIILSYGDRIIPVLKPNGGQASAMNAGFRVSKGEIIVFLDADDYFFPHAVDTIVAQWTPDTAQMQARLESRDAEGNYIDLYPAPEITFNTGDVTPLLLTKGRYNTTVTSGTSFSRMVLEKILPIPEADFRISADGYLVSVSPFYGQVFAIETPIGVRRKHGENLWAASSQEIDVSRFRKSLRHDRLRYQAIARTAKSLGRSLDGDPGLKDTLHLTDRMVSLKVDPQGHLYPTDSCVMLAWKGFWAVWKYSTYSKKRKLILSLWFLWVGYLPVALAKPAIAWFLLGKSRPRFVDKLVKQIRAATS